ttcgttaggcaagtgcataaaatgtcatctatacaaacagaaatatcatgtttgtttgccgcagttcctctagctttctccctagaaaatacgaatgtgtagggctggtgtctccatgtggaaacaattagtgtttcgcagcacaaaattaaatgatcactgataaaaactttcaaaacaataaattccgtggataatatcaggaatacacaaacaaataggctgtaccaatatctgggattgagttagccaaaacaaaaccggatatttctgtattcatccagtcatatccggagaaacttctgtggaattcatatgcaatggaccaagaaaagcacagtaaaaattgtgttggagaagagcaaagtcttttcgtagggcaagtgcataaaatgctatgtataaaacagaaatatcatgtttgtttgccacagttcctctagctttctccttaaaagatatgactgtgtagagctggtgtccccatgtggaatcaattagtgattctatggtaaaaaattaaacgttccctgataaaatattcaaaacaataagtccatcgataatatccagaaaacactaacacagaggctgtagcaatatctaggattgagtaagccaaaacacaaccggattttccggtttcatacagtcatatccggacaaactggtgtggaattcctgtgcaatggaccgagaaaatcacagtaaaaatggttttgtagaaaagcaaaatcttttccttaggcaagtagataaagtgTCATCataatgtgaaattaagataggaagggttaaaatggagctgctgagctgactgcatattgttctgcttttgtacaaaatgctttggcttgcaaaatgcatttttttaagataactagattttagctgaccttgtaacatgtgatgattgtgctagctgaccttgtagcatgtgatgattgtgctaatgcttttatgagataattgagcatatgactattattttaggagctatgttaagtttttggtcatgatgaccccgtgtttatgcttgctcaaggttttttgtcccctcaccctggatcttatgatggttcgtcatgctgcggtttatcttgtgatcctttgtgtcatgctatggagatatgctaatattgtggttttcaatcttaaatacgctgtgcggttgatgatcgccgcctctcttctcacactgcaccagagagtgttgttgtgcttagagttggcccatctgcgcagatgtaataaacttcctcttgctttttttgcatcggttggactggaattcgtgcttctgggggtctctctctataggacaccaatttttagggtcctacattgggggctcgtccgggattggagaccccagacccacgctccattttccaatcggaggtaagtttttttttttgctgttttaagtgtttttgtgtgtctggttgatttttttatttttttcccggagcgcttgacgtaccggaggtttatgttttactgaaattgtgcctgcaggacctgtatctgtattgAGCCGATAGTGGGTAGGGGCAGACGTGCCCGGcgcccctggctcagccctggaggacgctccagagGCGGTATTCTGGTTAGGATTctggggggggcctggcgggtggcagccgcttcgctcccatcatTAAGCTTACCAggggagcgtggcgggtggcagccacTTCGCTCTTatcggaagctctggttaggattctgggggggcctggcgggtggcagccgcttcgctcccatcatTAAGCTTACTAGGGGAGcatggcgggtggcagccgcttcgctcttatcggaagctctggttaggattcagttcagttttgtctcggtcttcttccccgggagaagggctggtggcagcagccactcccgtcggaagttgtggtttcggttttgtcttggttttgcgcgcagtgtctttgtgagttttgtgatctgtgagtcttgtggttgttttctgtgttttaatatactaacCTTACTTGCCTTTCCCccccaacatgggacaggaattgactacacctttgagtcttactttagatcattggaaagaggtccgggaacgggcccaaaacttgtctataagagtgcagaagaagaactggacaagtttttgtacgtccgagtggccagccttaaacatcgggtggccacgggatgggacttttgactctcaaattatcttacaggtgaagagccaggtctgcaagggaggtaaagaagggcgcccgaaacaagtgccctacatctttgtgtgggaggacctggcgaaaaaccccccagactgggtaaaacctttcctcctttctaacagggcggtggcagagctcgatcctactacacccaccaccgccctgaggatgaagcccagttctgaatTGTCAGCAGTTGCtctgggggtggcgtcgagccccaaaccccctccgatcctacccgcaacacccctagtatcggaaATTGCAAATCCAttacaggaattggacaccctcaaacctgaaacaCCCTCaactcctccaggcaggcaggaagacctttttgaTGTTCCACCACCCTATTCCCCTCGCCTCCTTAGGagggcaccttatatcccccgcttcccaaagaggcccgcggtgccctttttggaaaccagaagagaaatggaggaggaagaatccgatgaaacagaggaagatgaaatagaggagggaggacccccggcccgttctaactggccgcccTTCTCCACCTtataactgggatcacaagccctgacaggacttgcagggcctgttttactaacattaattttactatacttaggagactcagactctactgccagactctcctgaagagattagctgaaggggttaaagttatttagttaaaaacaaaaggggaagtttaagatgggctaagaaacagaaactaattaggatcctggccaccacagttcaagggaagcagagtaagggaaaatcagaataggcagggaccccgggagaccgacaaaagcacagagaagtgcccagaAGGACAGGTCTGCTTAAGATCCGACTAACAACGGAAATCCAGTGGTGCACGTCTGCCACACGGGACTGAACTGACCAAAAACGGCCTCTGCAAGCCAGCGAGAGGAAAGAcggcagcagcggagtggtgaggctGGGCGACAGCGGCTCCTCCCTCGCTGGGATATGTGTGGTCCGTCACACGGCTGGGGATACTCTATCACCTCCTGCGGTGTCCGGGACGGGCCCACGTGAGCTGACATCCCCCTAGCTTCCGGAGAACAACGGGGACAACAGTGAGAGGCGGTCGAAcgaggtcagtggtctgggtttctATCTCCAACCCCCCCTTCCCGAGAACTTTGCTCGGCGGGCagagctgatcgctatggaccaagCACACCGTGCAGCCAAGAAAAAGGAGTGGGTGAAAATGCACAAGGACAGCAGGTACGCTTTCGCCACTACCCATGGGGAACTCAGAACAGACAAAGGCTTTTCCGACGAAGCGCCAATGTTTCCCCGATTTGGacaaccaaaggtactggggtcagataaTGGACCCAGCTTTGTCTCCCGGGCAAGCCGGAGGTGGTCAGGGTGCAGGGGGGTTAGCTAAAGAAAGCTTTATTCAGCTAGGGGAAGCTTTAACCATAACGGAGAGCTGGCACTAGGGACTGGGTCGAGATGTTGCTGATTGATCTGGTCTGGGCTGGATGCGGGGGCGTGGATGCAGCGACAGGCACAGCACTATAACAAACTGGGCAGTGCTGACTTGCGCTGCATTCAAGCTTCTGtaaagagaccttgactaaattaatagtggagactggcactagagactgggtcagaTTGCTGCCGGTAGTTTTGTTTAAGGCTTGcaactttttattaatttggctAAGGCTTTGCTTAAATGCTCACCtcccaggattttaaaaaaaaacttttggaagAAGCAGTCCCTGACTCTACTCTTCGATCTCTTTGCCATGGAGCCGGCGCCTGAGACACGGGGCCTTGAGGGACCGGGAAGCTCTGCCTTCCCCTGCTACTTGTCGCCTGACCTTCGGCCCTCAGAGGAAGGCGCTGGGACCTGGCATCTACAGCAGCTGGACACCCCACGCGTCTTTGgggcccccttggccaccaccgTGCCCCCCCGCAGCCCTCTCCTTGAGGAGCCCTCCCCGGCTGGCTCCTCGCATAGGGACAGCCAGGAGTATCAGCTGAGGCGGGAGCGCAACTCCATCGCCGTGCGCAAGAGCAGGGACAGGGCCAAACACATTCGGGAGCTGCAAGAGAAGGTGTTGGAGTACAGGCTGGAGAACGAGCGGCTGCGCGAATGCGTGAAGCAGCTCACAGAGGAGCTGGCCGTCCTGCGCAGCCACTTGGGAGTTACCGTACAGATTTGGGATACTGTCATTGCTAAGAGAGTACCGCTGACCCAGCAGTACCAAAGTTAAAAGTTAAGGACATAAGAGAAAAGAGTAtcgttggtaagaagggctaaagagaaaagagctttttatataaggaaaggacatggtttgtaaatccggatggctagtttactctagactggaatgaaaatggtaaaatgtttacagtaagtcgaagagggtgtgtgaaagtcgaagagggtgtgtgaaagtcacaaaaagtatttgggCCAATTCAGCTGgacaggcaccaggtatcaacccaaatttgtatgacttcttcagggaaaattttgatgcctttacacaatttttatatAACACTACATTTTTATACTGCCACCCTTTTGCAACTTTCCCTATCCTGCTGATTTGCTTTCTACCTTGTAGCTGACTTATGAGCatatagggaagcagctggctgccgtataccagtccaagtgccctgtgctcccacactcgttccaggctggggacaccgTCTACATTCGCAGGCACCAAACCACGAAGCTGCGCCGGACCACCTCACCAACAGTAAAAGTCAACGGATTCATCACCTGGGTCCACGCGTTTTATGTAAGGCACCGGACCTAAGGATCGGCGTGACGGTGGCCATCGCCTTGGCCGTCTTCGTGCCCTCTGTCTCCATTATCATCTGCTTCACCCGCTCCTGCTGCTGTCTGTACAAGATGTGCCGCCGACCGCGCCCGGTTGTTGTCACCACCACAACGCACTCAAAAACCCCTAGAGATAAGACTATTTTGCCCATTTTGCTCTTAGTGTTCTTTTCTAGCATGGTTATAGGAAGCTCAAGCCCTCATACTCCTTATCAAATTACTTGGCGACTTATTAATTTAAGAAACGGAGTGACTGTTAACAGCTCCTCCAGTTTTAATGTTCTTAGTGATTTCTTTCCAGACTTGTATTTTGATCTCTGCCAACTTTTTGATGCTGAAGATATATGTGTGTGGAAGGGAGGAACCTATGCCTGTCCCgggggaaagaatggaaaatctATCCCAGGTTGCGGGGGCCCTGAGGTGGGGTACTGTGGGGCatggggatgtgaaaccactggAAGTGCATACTGGAAACCCTCCTCTTCATGGGACATGATTACTATCGGAGCGGCTCCAGGCATAACGTTTACCGAATGCGGGGGCAGGGATTGTAGTAATTGCCTGGATGGGACGATGGGTAGGTGCCACCTCCAGGTCCTTCGCTTCACTGATAAGAGCAAACAGGACAAATGGGTGGGGCCTAAATCATGGGGCATCTACTTGTATAGACCGGCTAAAGATCCCTTTGCCCTATTCGCCTTGAGCCGGACGATTACTGTCGCGTCCGTATCGGTTGGGCCAAATAAGATATTAACAAAACATAAGAGCCCAACCTCCCGACAGTTTAAAAAGGGAAAACCCCACGGGCAAGTACTTGTCAGGAATCAGCCCAGTCAGATGTCCGCTAACAATCAGTCTAGATTGGTTTCCCCGACACCCGCATTTCCAAATAAGCACGTAGTAACCACGCCCCCTTTTCCCTCTTTACCCAAAACGGAGAATAGGCTCCTCAGCTTAATACATGGGGCCTACCAAGCACTAAATAATTCTGATCCCGATAGGACCCAGGATTGCTGGATGTGCCttgcctcacctcccccttattatgagggagtgGCTGTCATTGGAAATTGGACCAACCATACTACCGTCCCTCCCCAGTGCTCTAATCTGCcatctcactggctaactcttaCCGAAGTATCAGGACGGGGGCTTTGTGTAGGCTCCGTTCCCCCTCAATATCAGGGCCTCTGTAACAAAACCATGACCCTCAAACCGGGCGCCTATTATTTAACAGGGCCAGATGGGGTATATTGGGCATGCAATACTGGCCTAACCCCCTGCCTGGCAGGACAAGCTCATAATCAAACACATGAATGGTGCATCATGGTTGAAGTATGGCCTCGAGTTACGATACACAACTCTGAGGAAGTCTACCGACACTATGAGGGAAATCTCCGGCTCCCTAGGGAACCCGTATCCATAACACTAGCCCTCAtattgggaggactcacagtcggAGGCATCGGagcaggcataggtaccggagcCACTGCCCTTTCAAAGGCAAATCATCATCATCAGTTACAGCAAGCCATGCATTTAGACTTACAAGCTCTGGAAGAATCGGTCAGTGCATTAGAAAAATCCTTAACCTCACTCTTGGAGGTAGTATTACAAAACAGACGAGGGCTAGATT
This window of the Lepus europaeus isolate LE1 unplaced genomic scaffold, mLepTim1.pri SCAFFOLD_28, whole genome shotgun sequence genome carries:
- the LOC133754708 gene encoding CCAAT/enhancer-binding protein epsilon-like translates to MEPAPETRGLEGPGSSAFPCYLSPDLRPSEEGAGTWHLQQLDTPRVFGAPLATTVPPRSPLLEEPSPAGSSHRDSQEYQLRRERNSIAVRKSRDRAKHIRELQEKVLEYRLENERLRECVKQLTEELAVLRSHLGVTVQIWDTVIAKRVPLTQQYQS
- the LOC133754702 gene encoding MLV-related proviral Env polyprotein-like; the encoded protein is MCRRPRPVVVTTTTHSKTPRDKTILPILLLVFFSSMVIGSSSPHTPYQITWRLINLRNGVTVNSSSSFNVLSDFFPDLYFDLCQLFDAEDICVWKGGTYACPGGKNGKSIPGCGGPEVGYCGAWGCETTGSAYWKPSSSWDMITIGAAPGITFTECGGRDCSNCLDGTMGRCHLQVLRFTDKSKQDKWVGPKSWGIYLYRPAKDPFALFALSRTITVASVSVGPNKILTKHKSPTSRQFKKGKPHGQVLVRNQPSQMSANNQSRLVSPTPAFPNKHVVTTPPFPSLPKTENRLLSLIHGAYQALNNSDPDRTQDCWMCLASPPPYYEGVAVIGNWTNHTTVPPQCSNLPSHWLTLTEVSGRGLCVGSVPPQYQGLCNKTMTLKPGAYYLTGPDGVYWACNTGLTPCLAGQAHNQTHEWCIMVEVWPRVTIHNSEEVYRHYEGNLRLPREPVSITLALILGGLTVGGIGAGIGTGATALSKANHHHQLQQAMHLDLQALEESVSALEKSLTSLLEVVLQNRRGLDLLFLKEGGLCAALKEECCFYADHTGVVRDSMAKLRERLKQRQSQFEAGQSWFQSWFNSSPWLTTLISSIAGPLVILLLILTIGPCILNRLVQFVNDRLSVTHALILTQQHQSLKSQDIENRF